The window GGTTATGTGCAGCACCATAGTTATGTCAGTAAAGTTTATTTAGGTCAAAGAATGTCCTAAGGCATCGGTAAAGACTGGGGGGGAAAGTCAGTGATTTGGATTCAATGTTCTGTGGAAATACATAGATCTAGGCAGATGATGAAATGGGAGTTTAGGGTATAATTTGCCTTGTGATGTTTGCCAGtcattgtttatattttaaaagttatgttTTTAAGCTACTTGGGATTGCTGTTGGGAGGATCACTAGGTTTATGGAGGAATTAGTCACAAATGACTTATAGAAAATACTGTCATATAGTTGATTTCATCATTTTCTGTTGCAGGAAGCCACTCCACCACAGAATGCTAATATGCCAGTGGTACCCAGTACCTCTTGTATATAGGTTATTGCAAATATTGTTCTGAAATGCTTAActtcaaaattacattttttaaagtaaataattgtttgaaatctattttgtaaAGATATAAAGTACAATAGAATTTCTGGAGTACAGATTAAACTATTTGCACTAACACACGTGATGTGCATGATTTAATAAAATAACTTTACTCTCCCTATGCATGTTTGAGTTGGATATCATTGAAATTCTTGCTTTGGACTCTACTATTTGGTTGTTCATAGTCTTTGCTTGAAGTGGCTCTATGCAACATAATATATTGGTGTTCTTcagcatttaaaagaaaatgcaggtgggcactggtagctcactcctgagatctgaggattgcagttagaagccagcctgggcaggaaagtccatgagactttcttcTCCAGTTAattgaccaaaaagccagaagtggaactgtggcttaaaatagtaaaatgctagccttgagtataaaagctcagggacagagcccagtccctaagttcaagccccaggaccaacacaaaggaaaagaaaacacagagttGTTTACTCTGAGTTATATCATCAGCCTTTTATTTAACTTCTCTAATTTTTCCCCTCTTAGTATGGCTATTGTCAAAATGTAACCCACTTGCCAGGAAAGGCTCATTAAATGTAAgttccaatataaaaaaataattacttggtTAACTTTGAATAAAGTTGTTTTGTATTTACTTCAGTTTTTCTCAAGAAGATAAATGAGTATATTCATCAGCAATGTGTCCAGATTTGTGAAGTTTGCTTTGAAGTTAAAGAGAGGAGTATTCCGGTGAAATTTTAAACATAGCAGTTAAAAACTGAATAACCCACcaagcaccagtgtctcacacctgtaattcaagctgcttgggagacagagatctgaggatcatggtttgaagccagcccagacaggaaagtctgtgagattctctgcttttttttttgttttgttttgttttggccagtcctgggccttggactcagggcctgagcactgtccctggcttcttcccgctcaaggctagcactctgccacttgagccacagcgccgcttctggccgttttctgtatatgtggtgctggggaatcgaacctagggcctcgtgtatccgaggcaggcactcttgccactaggctatatccccagccctctctgcttttttttaatttaatttttttattgttattataaagacaaTGTACAAAAGGTTATAgctacttaagtcaggtaaagagtgcatttctttttgaacaatattaccCTTCCCttgccatgagactttatctccaataaactaccaaaaaaagccagaagtggagctgtgctccagtgatagtgttagccttgagaaaaaaacctcagtgacagtgcccagggcctgagttccagccccagaaccatctcacacactcacacacacacacacacacacacacacacacacacacacacacactaataatttAATAACCCTATCATGTATATTTAGGAATTATTTGAAGGTGCTACATAATGGGGATAGAAGATGAAAAGAATTGTATTGTCACCTTGCCCTTTAGTGGCTTTGTTACCTTGAGTAAATGATTTCTTTCCTGAGTCTCCACTTCCTCATCTATGTTTATAAAGTATGGCAAATAATGCTTTTTATTTGTGGTGGTACTGTGAAGATTAAAAATATAACCTATGTGAAGTACAATTACTGTGATAAGTGTTTCTGAGAATGCTTACTGAAAAATTATTGCAAATACCAAAGTTTTAGGTGAACTAGTACATCTGTTTTAAGTCATTTGAATGACTTGCCTATTCAGAATTTCTGTGTGCATGAATGAGATGATTTTAACattatgaactccaagaaaacaCCATCACCTTGTTGAGGAAGTAATATGCTTACTTGGGTAATAAGCCAATTGCTCCTCGCAGTTTAGAATTTCAGTTGTAACCACATTCAGGGCCACTTCACCCACTGGTGTGGTGTAGACCATTCCCATCGCTGTATGATCAGAAGTTTTCCACAACTAGTAGTGCATGGTTCTGCTTCAGTTACTACCCCAGTTACTTTGGCTGCTTCTTCCAGTGATTACATATCTATAAGTGTATACATAGAATTAGAATGCTAGAGAAACCTTTCATATTCTACTCTCACCTTTTGCTTATCAGGGAAAAGTTGCAGAGAGTTTTTGACTTGGAATAATAAAGTTGAGGACcaagattttctcttttttccctgctTCTCTCCGGGTCTCAATgactgtatatatatttatttagcaaATACTGGATGTCTGATATGTACTGTTCCAGATCCTGGCAGTACTTACTCCCTGTGCTCAGAGGGCTTTGAACATAGAGGGCAAACGCAGACAAGGAAGCACCCTATAGACACTGCAGTGCAGTAGAAGACACAGGAGCTGTGGAGCCACCGAGAAAGGGTGTATTTCCTCTCAGTGTCAGCCACACAGTCATCCAAGCCAAGGATAGCCAGCTGCGGAGCCAAAGGTGAGTTGTGCCTCTGGATGGTGGGGGAACAGAACAGATGTGGTTTCTCTTGAAGTACTTGACTTTAAAAACcatgaagggggctgggaatatggcttagtggtagagtgctttcctagtatgcacaaagccctgggttcaattcctcagcaccacataaagagaaaaagctggaagtggcgctgtggttcacacggtagagtgctagccttgagcataaaaaagaagccagggacagtgctcaggccctgaatccaagccccaagactgaccaaaaaaaacaaacatgaaggGCTGAGCTTGATTATCTTGGAAAAGACACTGCAAATgggaagcactttttttttccaattttaaaacAGTTTTGGTGTGTACTAAATTTACATAGTGAGATtaatgacatttccatacatccCAGCCACCTCACTGAAAGGAAGCTCCTGTGGATGAGCTGAGACATGGATTGATGAATCCACTAATAGACTGGAGGCATATGTTTACTGTGTCTTGCCTACTCAGTGGATTACACAGCTATGTATTTTATCCTGCAGCTAAGTATGTTTCCAGACCACATCTTATGATATATGATTTGCTACCTTGTTATAGAAGATattgaagagggctgggaatatggcctagtggcaagagtgcttgcctccaacacatgaagctctcggttcgattccccagcaccacatatatggaaaacagaaggggcgctgtggctcaggtggcagagtgctagccttgagcaggaagaagccagggacagtgctcaggccctgagtccaaaggcccaggactggcaaaaaaaaaaaaaaaaagaataaaaaagacattGAAGATAAGAAAGGCCACAGTGGGGAAAATGGCGGATGGGAAGGCGGGGAGGAGAAGCCTGAAAAGCCGTAGCGAAGTGGAGCCTCCAGAGTAATGGAGGGGAAAGTTCCAGTCGCAGTGTTGAGAAGCGATCAGCTGAAGAAGAAACTGCAGACCTCCCAACAAAACCTACAAAGATCTCCAAGTTTGGATTTGCCATAGGTAGTCATACAACAAAGAAACCATCAGCCATATTCATTAAACTTGGATCAACTAAGCCCAAGGAAAGTGTTCCAACTCTTGCTCCAAAAACCCTTTCAGTAGCAGCAGCTTTTAATGAAGATGAAGATAATGAGCCAGAGGAAATGCCTCCAGAAGCAAAGATGAGAATGAAGAATATTGGAAGGGATACACCAACATCGGCTGGACCAAACTCCTTCAATAAAGGAAAGCATGGGTTTTCTGATAACCAGAAGCTATGGGAACGAAATACAAAATTTCATCTGGGAAATGTCCATGACCAAGACAATTAAATGATGTGTTTTGAAATTGGGGCATGGGGTGGGTGTAAAGTTAAAAGGAacagtttcctttttaaaagaatggtAATAAGACTATCTTTGgagccactttttctttttttttaaagattggtaCACTAATGAGAGTTTGAAATTAAAACCTATCAAGAAGACAGGAACATTGAGAATAAAAGGGCAAAAGGGGCCAGAGAAAAGTAACAGTAAGGAAACATGAATTGTGTTGTGACCATGTAATGAGACACTATTCAACAATTAAAGAATTGAGTTTATATCTATTCCAATGGAGTAGAAACTATTGAATAAAAAGGAAAccatccgggctgggaatatggcctagtggcaagagtgcttgcctcgtatacatgaagccctgggtttgattccccagcaccacatatagagaaaatggtcagaagtggtgctgtggctcaagtggtagagtgctagccttagcaaaaagaagccagggacagtgctcaggccctgagtccaaggcccagaactggccaaaaaaaaaaaaaaaaaaaaaaaaggaaaccatctgactttttctatgtagGGAAAGTACAAATTGTGCTAGAATAGTACCAGCTTCCTCTATTGCTTGTGAAATGATGATCAactggaaatgaaatttaaatggatgaaggcaaaagaagaaaaggttagCAATTTTAGCTGAAATGAATGTgtttgttctttaattttttgtgtgtgtgtgccagcactggtgcttgaactcaagggcataAACACTGTCCCTTCTACCTTTTATTTGTTTAGAAACATTCAtaacaaaattaaacatttgtAAACTGGCACCAGTAAGGcaagcctgtaatcgtagctcctcaggaggcggagatctgaggatcaaggtttgaagccagcccaggagaaaagtccatgagactatctccagttaagcagcaaaaagctggaagcagtacAGCACCAATCTTGGGAGCGAAAACCAATGGAAAACATGCATGAGTccttgagttctagcctcagtaactgatacaaagaaaaaacccaacatttatttatttggggtgACAAGTACATAGGTGTTTTCTGTGCTATCTTCCATGTTTTGTCTGCATTTGAGGAAAAGAGGTCTCTTTGCATTGCACCTGGGAGCACTGGCTGTGTGAGTGGTATATTATCTATACAAGCTCCACCAAGACTAAAATGGTAGCTCTGGTTAACCAGAAAGGTATAAGCCAAGTAACCAAACTAAACTGAATAACCAAAACGTGGtatatttattttaccttttatgGTTCTCTCATCTTCATATGCATGTAAACTCTTCTGGAATTGTCTTTCCTCTGATGCCACCCTCATAGACAAAGGAGACTGTCACCCACAGGCTTGGAGCTGCTGGGCCTCAGGCCAGCTATGACAGTGTTCATGATTATTGGAGCTTTGCCAAGGACGTCTGTGAAAGTGAGAAGGAGTTCTTAAGTAAGTTCTTTCCTGTCATCAGCTCAGGAGTCCACTGAACCAAACGAGTTGCTCTTTATCTTCCTTGACTTCCTCTGTCCACAAAAGGCCTGTTTCTGTACAGGCCTACCACAGCACAGCAGCCTCCTTGTTTTGCAATGAAAAGGGGATCATTCCTGTAAGGAGCTGATGATGGTCATGTAAgctagtaaaaaacaaaagaaaaacttttttttggtcaaggactggaatttgaactcggtACATAACACTTTACTCATTGGCAAGCccactaccaactgagccatgcctcccatccccccaaaattaaaaaaaaaaaaaaaaaaaagctggtgatCAGGCAGGCACTCGTGgcccagacctgtaatcctagctactcaggaggctgagatctagaagatcttCATCTGAGCAGAGAAATCCAGGAGACTTTAttactaactagcaaaaaaacagagctaaagatgtggctccagtggtagagtgtcagctacaTAAAGCGAGCTGAGTAAGTCAACCTCTGgtaccacaaaagaaaagcaatctgATGACCAGTAGGTCTGATCTAGGAAAAGCAGTCAACTCTAGTCCTGCGACCAGTGGCAGTGAAGCAAATCAGGTGTTGGTGTCAGCTGGAAAGAAGATGAGGCTCCAACTGAAAGTCTGGCTGTTTAGGACCGTTGCCAACGTCTTCTGACTTCAAGAGAAACTGGGAACTGGACTTTATGTTCATTTTCTGTATTCAAGGGGGGAGGAGTAGAGAGGTCAGTACAAGATGGACAAAACATACCTAAGGCCCAGTTTAACAGCTGTCAACCTCTGTCCTAAGCAACCTAGCTCATAAAACACCAGGAGTATCTTACACTGCAGCTAGAATTCACAGGCCAGTGAAATGTTCCCAGAATCCTAGCACTAAATTCACAGTTGTTACTTAATTTTACCacactttagtttttgtttaaaaagaaaacaaggctggaaatatggcctagtggcaagagtgcttgcctcatatacatgaggccctgggttcgattcctcagcaccacatatacagaaaatggccagaagtggcggtgtggctcaagtggcagagtgctagccttgagcaaaaaagaagccagggacagtgctcaggccctgagttcacggcctaggactagccaaaagaaaaaaaaaaaacaaaaaaacaaatgtgcACACAGCTACTATTAATTCATTTCATCCAAGAAAGCCATTATAATTCCAAAACAAAAGACACATTTAATGTACTAATACATCTAACCTGCAATTCCTTATGAAACCATGAAAGCCAATTAGAACTGAACGTTTGTATTTTGAAAGGTAATGTGTATATAAAGTGCAATTTTCTGCAGTAAACCTTACAAATATTTAACTAAATGGACTAAGTAAAGGCCATAATTACCATCCGTCAGTTCAGACCAGGTCATTCTGCCAAATGAGTTTTAGTGATGAACCAAAAAACTTGATTTTTAGAGACTTCAGATTTTGATCCTGTATCATGAAAGGAAAAGTCTCATGAAGTTTATAACGGACTTCCAGCCTCACAAGTCACCAACCATGCTTGGAAAGTTTTTGCCTCATTTTGTCCTAGTTTCTAATAATAAATGCCTTAtaatttaagcaaaaaaaatatatatatataatgagggagaatgataggAACGTCACTCTGATCCAGGAGCACTGGACACATAAATGGACAAAAGTCAGTTGCAACTCCCTTATACGGCCATTTGAAGATATAAAATAAtaaggggccaggaatgtggcctggtggtagagtgctcacttagcatgcatgaagccctgggttcgattcctcagcaccacaagaacagaaaatttcagatgtggcatggtggctcaagtggtagagtgctagccttgagcaaaaagaagccaaggacagtgctcaggccctgagttcaagccccaggaccggcatcatcatcatcataaagtCTTTCTGGACTCTGGTgggtcacatttgtaatcctagctactcaggaggctaagatctgagaatcagggttccaagccagcctcagcaggtaagtccatgagactcatctccagttcatcaccaaaaagcagaagtggctcaagtggtagaataccagccttgagcacaaaagctcagggaaagcacccaggctctaagttcaagccccactgtggacacacacacactaaatagtcaggcattgtggctcaggcctgaaatcttagctactcaggaggcctaagACATGATTgccgtatctccaattaaccaccagaaaactggaagtggcactgaggctcaaaatggtagggtgctagccatgagcaaaacagctcagggacagcacccaggccttgagttcaagccctgtgaccaacaaaaaaataaaaattacgaAGTCTTAACAGACAAGATTTAGAGCTGATTTGTGGACCTGATAGATAACACCTGTGTTCAGCATGTTAGCCTTCTTTTTCTCAGGTCCCTCTAGACCACTAGAAACTGCACTAGTGATTACACATCTGGGTGCTTCTGATTGGCTAATGCAAACCTTTATGCAGTGctcttcttacacacacacacacacacacacacacacacacacacactgtttaccCTACTCCCTCTTGCAACATGGAGGGCACATGCATAGGTGTGTGAAGTATTTTTGCCACTGGAACCCCTAGTCTGTCTCCTAGTGCCTCAGCTACATGGGCCCCAGTTCTACTCGGTGCTGCCCAGACAATTTTCATGACTCTCCCAGCAGACGCAGGCCCCTGGGCCAGGCTGCCTCCATTATGTGACAAGGTTGCCCTTTTTGCTGAGTGCCCTGTGGAACAGCAGTGATCTGTCAGCTTTCAGTAATGGCTTTCTAAAGGATCTGAACTGCAAAGACTGGTGAGATTGGTCAGTTCCAAATAGCTTCCTGTCTGTGCATCCTGAGGGAGCATAAAATGTTCCACCATTCAAGTCAGGCTGTGTTTTGCATTGACTGAATCAAATGACTTCTCCAGGGAGCAGTCTAGCCAAATCGAAGGGAGTGAGGCTTCAAAGACAGGCCTTGAAAGGAAAGATTTGAGCTATCATAGCAGGATTTACAGGGGAAGGTGGGAACATGACAGGTGTGAATGAGTGTCTTCATACAGACCAGACCTAGGCCTGAAGGAGGGCAAGGTTTAGAGAGAACACCAGGAAGAAGTTTCCAGTGGAAGAAATGATTGGGGAGATGGGGAATGCCATTCAAGTGTACATCCACAGCATGCAAAGGCTGTCCCGTGACAGAGATCCATGCTCTGCATTGGAAGGAGCCcccaaaaatgtgtgtgtgtgtgtgtgtgtgtgtgtgtgtgtgtgtgtgatccatgAGAGGCATTTCTGTTTCTGTCCCTCAATCTCCATCAGAAATTGCCagttccatgcctgtaatcccagctattcaaaaggctgaggcaggaggaccatgagTTTCAGGACAACTTGGGCTACACAGGGAGactttgtttcaaaaataaaagccaaaaaaacTCCTTTTTGTTCTCAACATCTGGAAGGCTTTGTCTGTGTCTTTCCCATTGCCATGAGCATTTCCCACTTCAGAGCAATGTCTCTCCATATTAAACTATAAACACCGAACAGGGCTGTGTACTGGCCTGCCCCACCCATCAGCCCCCACTGCAATTTTCAGATTTTCTTCAGTTTCCTCTTGCATATTATCTCCTTGCAAAGATTCAGATCTCTGGCTCCAGACATTGATGGCATTTTTCTGATCAAAGATTTCTTCAGAACAGGGTGTTCTCCATACCAGGAAGCTTAGAGGGGCCTGGACTGAATCATAGGAAGACCTAGGCAGTCACAGTTCCCTCCACTTCCTGTAGGTATTGGCTTAACCAAAGGCAACTTGGCTTTTTCCATGAGCATAAGGTGAGCAAGTTAGTTAAGTCAGCATGTAGACTTACTTTTCATAGTAATTTTCTATTTATCCTCCACTGTGGCAGAAGCTTCAGCCTGGCATGGTGGGTAGGCACCACTATCTGTAGGTTGCTGCTTCCTATCAAGTGGCCCAGACAGTCCCTTTGAAAAGGTGAGATTTGAGCAGAAATCTGAAGATGAAGCTGTGTGAATAGCAGAAGGAAGAACTGACGTGGCAGTAGGATTCGTATGTGCAAGGGCCCAAAGGCAGGAGCATGCCTGGTGTTTTGTGCCCATTCCATTAGAGAACAGTAGAAGAAGCCAGAGCTGGGTGGGTAAGAAAGGGAGCAGTAAGGGCAGAAGCCGGGGAGGTAATGGAATCCAACTTACCAGGACCCCACTTGGCTGTTGTGAGGACTTTAGCTATTCCTCTGAATGAGAAGAAGAATGTTAAAACCTAATCTTTATTAGATCTCAGTATGGATGCATGTGCTCTGGTTAAAGTGGAATTCTGTGCACAGCACCCTGGACTgtgttataaatatgctctccaagaacAACGGGAGTCACAACAATAGACAAGAATTGTCTCAGCAATGCAAAATCTTCTGTGCAGAAGGGTGTGCCATTAGCCAAAACTCTGGCAAACAAGCACACAGAGCAAGAAGGCTGCTCCCTTTTTATTCCTAACTCCGCAGGCCCTGCCCCTTTGCTCAGCTTGGTTGAGCTCAGATTCACAATGTGcttatcccaaagcagttcctcttttccttaacaGCCAAACCActaggccaaagcaggaactaaCATTGgatagaaaagacagtttttctcacaGCCATTAATCCCAGCCCTTGCACAGTTCCTTAAGCTACAGCTACAGCCCACCTAGCTCTGTGAGCTCCTTCACCAGTGTATCTATCACTTGTCCCCCAACTTACTAGACTTGTTGCAGCTGCTCTGCCACCATGCCCTGTTTCTCTGTGTAGACTGACATGCAGGCAAAACACCCACATTAGGCTAGACCATACTGCTCCCAGCTTTAAACCAGTCATGGCAGCTGATGACTGCCATAGAATACAGTCTGAATAGCCAGCCTCTCATACCAGGCACTTCCTTCGTCCTCATGCTTAGCCTTCCAGGAGCCACACCTTCCTTCCTTTAGCAACTTGTGCCTTGATGAACTTTTTCCATGTCCCAAATGACTCCGCCCAGTCTGTCCAATGCCCAAGGACACAGGCATAGTGGTGAGGAAAGCATGGTACCTGCAGTGCCCAGCACACCTCCATCCCTGGCCAGCCAGATGGAAGACTGTATGAATCTCTGCTCTTTGTTCTTCCCCAAGCTCTCTGTCAAGAAAATGATacgggctgaggatatagcctagtggcaggagagcttgcctcgtatacatgaggccctgggttcgattccccagcaccacatatacagaaaacggccagaagtggcgctgtggctcaagtggcagagtgctagccttgagcaaaaggaagccagggacagtgctcaggccctgagtccaaggcccaggactggtcaaaaaaaaaaaaaaagaaagaaagaaagaaagaaaatgatacatTTAGCCATGCTGTCAACTTTGGAAAAAGTATCCCAGCTTACCGTGTTGAGTTGGCATCGTACAGAAATTAATAGCCATATTGGTCTAGAAAcgttaaacttaattttttttccatttgtacaggggtaaatgcactgtattaaatatgtaaggtcttatCTACATGGGTTTGATTACGgaaactaataaagtattctctaaataacgggggggggaaaaagaaaaagaaaatgagacaagCTGGGCACattagctcaggcctataatcctacttgggaggcagagatttgaggattgaggtttgaagccagcccaagcaggaacatccatgaCTCATAGCTCTAATTACTACAAAAAGAAGTGGAAGCAGAGCTTTggctcgagagagagagagagagagagagagaaagagagagaggtctgAAGCAGTATTTTGCAAACTATTAAGCATTACACTCACATGAATGTAGTTCTGAATATTATGTGTCTAAAACCTCAGGCTTGGGTTGGCCTCATACTTTTCTGCTTTCTGCCTTCTAAGTTTTAGCATGTCAATCCCAAACACCTGAGCACCCCCAAACCTCAGCATAAACCTCCACCTTCTCCTTTACTTTGCTTCAAACAAAGCACGTCTTTTCTAAGCCAGGGAAGGGCATACGGTGACTAGCCATGGGGAACAGGCCTCTACCTCCCTCCAGTTCATTGTTTTCATACAGAATTCCAGATGCACTGGCCAGGCAAACAGAAGGCTCATTCATAGCCAGGGTCTCCAAGCTG is drawn from Perognathus longimembris pacificus isolate PPM17 chromosome 10, ASM2315922v1, whole genome shotgun sequence and contains these coding sequences:
- the LOC125357941 gene encoding PEST proteolytic signal-containing nuclear protein-like gives rise to the protein MGIEDEKNCIVTLPFSGFVTLTKWSLQSNGGESSSRSVEKRSAEEETADLPTKPTKISKFGFAIGSHTTKKPSAIFIKLGSTKPKESVPTLAPKTLSVAAAFNEDEDNEPEEMPPEAKMRMKNIGRDTPTSAGPNSFNKGKHGFSDNQKLWERNTKFHLGNVHDQDN